The nucleotide sequence GGGCCGTGCAAAGCACTGTTCCACCCCTCGTGCGGGGCGATTTTGCAGAGCCATTTTGAAGCCGCGGACAGCTCACCGCATGGCTTTTCTTCGCCTTCGGCTCCGAAGCCATGTCAGTTCGCTGGAAAGGTTCTTTCCTAGAAAACCTTGCACATCTTTCACCAAGGAACAAGCCTCTTTTTTTCCAGGTTTTTAGCCACTTACCATATTCGCTTTGCTCGACTTTCAGCTTAACAAAAAAAATCCACTGAACCGACACAGCTTCGGAGCCGAAGGCGAAGAAAAGCTACGTCGTGAAGTGTTACCTCAGCATGCTGTATTTTGAACCATGCCAAAGATAAGGATATTTTCCAATTTTTTTCGGTACAAACCAGGGCACTACTTCTGATCCCTACCTTTCTCGTTAATGGCCATAATTCCCGAGCTACCATATACGCCCATTCTTCGATATTCGCTAGAATAATGATAAATATCAACTCCTCCCCAGTGTCCAAAAGCTCCAACAGTTGCTGACTCTTTAATGTCTCCAGCCTTACTGCTTTGGCACTGAATATAAGACGGACAAGAACTGTCATTAAATAGAAAATCACCTGTTCTTGCATGGTCTGTAAGAACAGAAACAACGGCCTCTAAAGGTGTAGGGGTACGATAGGAGAATTGATTGTTTTTGCTTAATAGGTCGAGAAATTTTTGATGTTTAGCTATACCATTATAGATGGTTTTTGGGATTAAACCTCGGGTCATCATTATCCATTTTGTATTTGGAAAGGACTCACCTTCTAATTTTTTCTTTGCTTTTTTGTCGTCATGAAATACGTATGCTAACTTATATCCCTTTATAGGTGCTTTAGCTTTTTTAAAAAAAGTCTTCAGAGAGAACGGTTCTCCATTAAACACACTTGGAATAAGGGTCAAAATATGGGTATCCTTAATCTTCTTTTCTTTCCATATCGGGCAAGGACTATCCAATAGTGCTCCAATGCTTGGTGGTAGAGAAGGCTCCAGACCAATTTTCCCAAAGTAGTTTTCCCAGTCCCTTTTTCCAAAGCAAAATTCTCTGACCATTTTTAATTTTTTATCCTCTCCAATCTTTCTCCAGCTCTTACACACACATGTAGCTGCTTCTTGGTCTCTAGGAGATAAAAGCTTAAAAATAACAAGTAAAAGCTCCTCAGGAAGCCCTCCAAAAGTCCCTTTTGTGCTCCCACTCTTCTTCATTCTTTTTTTGTCCACTTGGCTTAATTCAGTGTTTTGAGAAAACCCAATCTCAATATCCCTTTTTATCCCTCTTCTACCTGCTTGCCCAATAGCACTCATCACAACACCTTACTGTTAAAGACAATATCGATACTAAGGGAAAAGAAGTATTTCTACAAAATTTTTTTTCGCCTACAGCCCAACCAGCAACCTAAAACCGAATGTTCCCATTTAGGGTGATCGCCCTTTCCCCAATCATCCGGGACTCTAGATTGAAGCTCACCCCTCGAATCTTTGTAAGTCCAACTCCTATCAGGAGCAGGAAGGGTTGCCCCGTTTTAATATCTTCATCGGCAACTTGAAAGGAAAAATTAGGGTCATTGGGAACATTATAAAGGTTCGAATGCATCGATGCATAGGCAAGACCAACATAGGGAATGAAGAGGCCTATCTCTCTTGAAAAACTCACCCCTAGCTGCCACTCGGCATACTTAAAACGGGCCCCAGAGGTCCGCCGACTTCCTCCATTTTGAAAGATCCGGTCGATCCGCATAAAAGATCCCGAATAAAGGGCATTGAACCCCATCACCATTTCATCCCAGTAGACCAAAATGACCCTTCCCCCAATACCCCACATGAACTGACTATTGGTTTGGTATTCCATTAAAACGGTATCGGTGGGGCGCTGGGCCAAATCGAGCTTCATCACCCCCAACTTTCCATAAAGCTCAAACCGATCACTCGCATTAAAGGTGAGAGTCCCCTGATTTTTAAGCGATTTGTAGGTATCGAAGCGCTCCCGAATGCTCGACTCCCGCCCATCCACCTTCACCTTCTTGTCAAAAGTCCGGTCCCATTCATATCCGAGCTTGATTCCCCACCAAGCATCGTTCGATGACCAAATTCCCTCTTCGGGCATGTTGGGGAGGGAGGGATTGCCATTGTAGAGGGCAAAAAGAGCCGGTGTCAATAATAGGAAAATCCAAAGTTTCATGCGTTGAACTTTAAACTTTTTTGAGTTTCAAGGCAAGATCGGCAAACGCTACACTGGCAAGATCACTCGGGCGGGTCAACACTCCCCAAGGCTCAGATGAGGAACCATTCAGGTAGGGACGCCACTCATTCATCGGAAGGGCGCGGGTTTCATCAGCACTCACCCGGTAAAGATCAAGCTCTAAGCTTGCTGGGTTTACAGCAAAGGCAAAAAAATAATCGGCCCAGTTCGTGTCAGCAAAGATGAGGGGTTCGGGTGGATGTAAATCCGGATTTACAACGTGCGCTTTTCCCGGGTTAATCACATGGTCACGGACCCAGGTATAGGTAAATCCTTTGTCAAGCCACCCTTCCTTAAAGCGGGGTTGCCCCGGCTTGAGGAGAAAGGCATGGGTCGGGGAGTACATGAGAAGGCTTGCCAGAGGATCGATTTCAAAAGGTTTGGTGACATGGTAGGGGAGCGATTTGAGAAGGTCTAGAAGGAAAATCAAAAGGTCGGTCGGGTTTTTAATCGCCCTCTTTTCTTCAGCGATTTCTCCTTCAATGCAATAATATCCTTTGAGGAGGGTATGCAAACTTCCTCCCGAAGTGTAGCTCCAAGGATTTTTCTTTTTGAGGGCAAAGGAGAGAAACTCTTTGGTTTCAATAAAGTGGATGATGGCGGTTGTCAGTGAGGCGATTTCTTCCTCATCCCAGTCAGAAGCGGCGATAATTTGAGGTTCAACGGCAAGAAAAAACTGGCGAAGAGCTCCAATAAATTCTTCGGCATTATGGATCAAGGTCCAGGAGGACGGGTCGCTCCTACCATGTTTGTAACAAAGGCGAAAGCCGGCAGGACTATCTTCGTAGAGGGTTTCACAAACCTCCTCTGTATCGGCATCAAAAACTTCAAGAAAATACTCCTGAAACTTTTCGGTATATTGCTCAATAATAAAAGGGAAAAATTTTGCGATGTATTCCCCTTTTTGGTGAGCCTCATCACGCATCTCTTTACAAACATTGGCATGGTGGGAGCGGACCTGAAGTTCTCCTTTCCGAAGACGGATCCGATCGGGAGAGTCGGCTTGCCTGAGAAGCGCTTGAGCAACGCGCGCTTCATCAACTGCGCGGACATACTCTTCATGCAGCTTATCGACTTCCTTATTCGCCGCCTCAAGTTTTTCCTGTAAAGCCCCATAAATAAGGTGGCCGATCCCTCCTTCTTTCTTTGGGTCAAGGCCCAGTGATTCAAAAAGATTCCACTTGCTAAAAGTGGTTTTATAGTCGGAAAAGGAAGCAAGTGTGTACTCCCAAGCTCTAAGTAAGGGGTGATCGGTCTCTCTCCCTCCCCACTTAGGGCTGAGGGGGACAGCAAATTCTTCTCCCCCAAAGGTCCTTTTCATCTTCCCAAGCATCATCAGATCGTAAAGGTCGAGAAGGAGGCGCTCTGGTTGTTTTTGCTGAATAAAAATCGCAGGTGCTGTTGCAAAACAAGATCCAACAATCTGTCTTAAAGGGCAAAGGAGGGCAGAGATGACACTTTCTTGGAGATGTTTGTTTTCAATTTTTTCCTTTTCAGGAAGACCCACACTTTTTCGGATGAGGGTTTCAATATAAGGGTTTGCCACGGGGAGCCTAAACCGCTTGAGAAGGGTCTTTGACTCTTTTGTCTCTAAATAATAGAGGGCATGGAGGCGATACTCGTCCCAGATCGACTGGGTTGCACGGGCAACCTCCTCTCCGGAGATGATTGCACGGGCTAAAGTTCGGGCGATTTCAAGATGATGAGACATGATATCCTTAGTTGTAGCAATTCCTTTCCCTTTTTTACAATCTCTTGTACAATGTAACTAAGGAAACAAAAAAAATGTTCATAAACGTGAAGTGTGAAAGTGAAAAATTAGAGCTCCCTGCGGGAAGTTCTGCGAAAGAGCTAGCTGAAAAAATGAACCTGCGGGAGCCTCACCAGGCTTTAATAGTCAGTATTAATGGTGAAGTTTACGATTTAGATACCGCGCTAAGCGATGGAGATGATGTTAAGTTTCTCGACTTCGATACCGATCAAGGGAAAGAAGTTTTTTGGCACACCTCTGCCCACGTTTTGGCGCAAGCAATCCTCAGACTCTGGCCCAATGCCAAACCCACAATTGGTCCCCCCATTGACAATGGGTTTTACTATGACTTTGACAACCTAGATATCTCAGAAGCTGATTTTCCAAAGATTGAAAAAGAGATCAAAAAAATCCTCAGCGAAAATTTTAAGCCAGAAAAACATCTTTTCGACGGAAAGAAAGATGCCTTAAAAGAATTTGGAGATAACCCCTATAAAAAAGAGCTGATTGAAGGATTCGATGATCAAGGACCCATTACCGCTTATCGACAAGGAGAATTTTTTGATCTTTGCCGCGGCCCCCACCTTCCCAACCTAGGAAAGATTAAAGCGTTTAAAATTCTGAAAACCTCAGGCGCTTATTGGAGAGGAGATTCAGAAAACGCCATGCTCACCCGGATCTATGGGATTTCGTTTCCTAATCGGGAACTCTTAAAGGCCTACCTCCACCTCCTCGAAGAGGCGAAGAAACGGGACCACCGCGTTTTAGGGGCCAAGCTCAACCTCTTCTCCTTTAAAGAAGAGGCACCAGCCATGCCCTTTTTCCATCCCCGAGGGATGGCGGTTTGGGATCATCTCGTCGACTACTGGAAAGAGCTTCACTTAAGGGAAGGGTATAAGATCATCAAAACCCCTCAGCTCATGACCAAAGAGCTTTGGGAGCTATCGGGTCACTGGGATCACTACCGAGAAAATATGTTCACCGTTGAGGTCGATGATGAGCGGGCCTATGCTGTAAAGCCAATGAACTGCCCAGGATGCATGCTCTACTATAAGGGTCACTCCCATAGCTATCGGGAGTTTCCACTTCGGATCGCCGAGTTTGGCCATGTCCACCGGAAAGAACCTTCGGGAGCACTCAACGGTCTTTTCCGCGTCCAAAGTTTCCACCAAGATGATGCTCACCTCTTTATGCAACCGGTGCAGATCAAAGATGAGATCTTAGGGGTTCTTGACTTGGTAAAAGAGATCTATCAAGCGTTCGGCTTGGAGTATACCTTTGAGCTTTCGACCCGCCCCAAAAAGTCGATTGGATCCGATGAAGATTGGGAAATAACAACGGCAGGACTCAGAGAGGCCCTAGATGAGTGGGGGGAACCCTACAAAATCAATGAAGGGGATGGTGCCTTTTATGGACCCAAGATCGACCTCCATGTTCATGATGCTCTGGGAAGACGGTGGCAGTGTGGAACCATCCAGCTCGATATGTCCCTTCCAGAGAAGTTTGAGCTTGAATACAAAGATAGTGATGGAGCGCTCAAACGTCCTATCATGATCCACCGGGCCATTTTTGGATCGATCGAGCGCTTTTTAGGGATTTTGATCGAACACTTTGCGGGAAAATTCCCTTTCTGGATGAGTCCTCTTCCCATCCGCCTCATTCCGGTTGCCGATAAGCATGTTCCTTATGCCCTTGAGGTGATGAAAAAGATTCAAGAGGCTGGCTTTACATGTGACTGTGACGATGCTCCAGACTCTGTGGGGAAAAAAGTGCGAAATGCCCAGCTTCTTAAGGTCAACTACATGCTGACCGTTGGGGATAAAGAGGTAGAAAACAACACCATTTCATTAAGGACGCGCGATAATGTCGTCCATGGGGAAGTTATCATCGATGATTTCCTAAACAATTGTGCAATCGAATATAAGGAAAAAAAACTAACATCTCCTTACCATAAAGAGTCGTGATGAAAACAATATCTGTCTGTAGTTTTAAAGGGGGAACAGCAAAAACCTCGATCTCCTTAAACCTTGGAGCTGCTCTTGCCCGTTTCCATAACAAACGGGTCCTGATGGTCGACTTTGATGCCCAAGCCAACCTAACAGCAGGACTGGGTCTCGATCCTGACAACCATGATAGTTTAGCAGCTGTTCTTCAAGATACTAAAACGGTTGGGGAAGTCATTGTCCATACCGATCACCCCTCAATCGACCTCATTCCAGCAGATACCTGGCTTGAGCGGGTCGAATCGACAGGAAACTTAGCAACAGACCGCTACTCCCACGAAAAGCTAAAAAAAATTCTCGCTCCTCTAGGTTACGACTTTGCCATTATCGACACTCCACCATCCCTTTGCTGGCTGACAGAGTCCTCTCTCATTGCTTGTGACTATGGACTTGTCTGTGCAACCCCTGAGTTTTACAGCATCAAAGGACTTCAGCGCCTCTCTTACTTCATGCACTATATTTCAGAAAGACATCCCTTCGAACTTCTTGGCGTTGTCCTCTCTTTTTGGAATTCCCGAGGAAAAAACAATCAAGAATTTTTAGAAGTGATTGAAGACACTTTTCCTGAAAAAGTGTTAAACACAAAAGTTAGAAGAGATATTGCAGTTTCTGAAGCTTCGATCCATGGGAAACCTGTTTTCGAAACCCGCCCTAAATCGCGCGCCGCCGAAGATTTCAGAGAGCTTACCCAAGAACTATTACCAAAACTGGAGTCACCATGTCTAAGTTCAACTCACTCTTAATCGGCCGTTTTAAAAGCCAGCCCAAAAAAGAAAAAATGGGTGAACTTGTTGAACGGAACCCTTTTGCGGGAGCTTTTCAGGTGAGCCCCATGAGTGAGCAAGAAAAAAAAGAACTTAAAACCCTCCTAGAAAAATATCAGACAAAAGAAAATGACCTAACTTCCGACTTTAAATTCCTTTCCGACATCACTTCCGAGGTAAAATCGATCAGCAACCAAGCGGTTATTTTGCACGGTGAGCGGATCAAAAAGGCGCAAGAAGTCTTGAAAGATTATAAAGATGGGGCGTTTAGTAGCTGGCTCCTCCAAACCTATGGAAACCGGCAAACACCTTACAACTTTATGCAATACTATGAGCTTTACAACGCCCTTCCCACAAAGTTAAAAGGGATTGTCAACGAGATGCCGCGCCAAGCGATCTACAGCCTCTCAAGTCGCTCCGTTCCCCAAGAGAAAAAAGAAGCTTTTGTCGAAGAGTATAAAGGAGAGTCGAAAGCAGAACTCCTTGAAAAACTCCGCACCACCTTCCCTATCCCACAAAAAGATAAGCGCTACCACACCAAAGCAAAAAATGCGATTGATACTCTAAAGCGGGCGATTAAGCTCATGGAGGATGACCGCTTCGACCCCAAGGTGGGCGAAAAAGCAGAAATCGAAAAGCTCTTACGAAAACTTCAAGCTCTTCTTCACACATGACACCAACCATCATCTCCTTTTACACCCCTAACACCGGGTATGAAAAAGAGATCGAAGGGCTCATTACCTCTTGCAAAAAGCAGAGCCTTCCCTACTCGATAGACCCCATTCCAAACTTTGGAACCTGGGAGAAAAACTGCTGCTTTAAACCGAAGTACATCCTGAAAAAGTTGTTGGATTTACAAGGTCCCGTTCTCTGGCTTGACGCCGATGCGATTGTCTTCCAAAGACCTTTTCTATTCAAAGACTTAGATGCTGATGTCGCAGTCCGCATTGTCGACGAACTTCCCGATGATCACCCCTCCAAAATGATTTCCGGCACCCTCTTTTTCAATAATACACCCGCTGCCATAGAAGTTTTAAAGGAGTGGGACGAAGAAACCGAGCGCCTCTTCAGAACCGACCCAGAGCTTTGGGACCAGGTTTCTCTCCGCAATGTCCTTCTAAACTCTCAAGCTAAGGTCTACCCTTTGGATGCCCGCTATTACCAAGTCTTTAACAAAATCGAAGATGAAAAAACCTTAGAAGAAGCATTTATTATCCACTTCCAAGCCTCCCGCACCCTAAAGAAAACCCTCAATCACGAAGTGGTCCCATTTTGGGATGAGTCAGCTTACATTGATGAAAAAAAACATCGCCTAATCAAGCAAATCGCCCCAGCTTAAGTCTTTCCTCTCTTTGCCCGTAAACGTTTTTTCGATAAGCCCCTCCTTTGTACAAAGGGTAGCCACACTATGCCCCTTTCTCTTCAGTGGGTGACGGAGAATGCGGGCACCACTGGGACTATGAGGCTCTTTAGAAGCAATAAGGTAGGAGTATTTTTCATCCTCATAACCAAGCGACCCCTTTTTAAGCTTCCTATGGAGTGAAGTCCGCGGAAGGCGGACCGAAAAGTGACACCAATTAGAGCCTACCATCGGGCAAGTTTCATGGTGAGGGCAGGGGGCATGGATAGACATCCCCAAACCCAAGAGTTGTTTTCGAATGGCGCGGATCCTTTCAAACCCCTCTGGAGTTCCTGGTTCAATCACCACAATAAAGTTATCGGTTTGGGCATAAGCCTTTTCGATTGCTAAAGAAACTTTTTCTGGAGGAATTTCATTGAGCGAATAGGAAAATAAAATCAGGTCAGCGCGGTCGGTGAGAGAAAGGAAGCTTTGTGTTTTCCACATAGCTTCGCGAGGGGCTAGCCGTTTTCCTAGCTTTACAAACTCCCCATCTTGCTCGATTAGAGTGATAGAGGATTCTGGAAGGGCCCAAAGAGATGTTCCAGGGCCAGCGCCACAATCAATCACCCGCTCAGGAACCTCAATTTCGCTAAAAACCTTCTTCAAAACGGCATAGGTGGCAGGAAGTCGGGTAGCAAGGTAAGCGACTCGATGGAGATGGGTATCATGAGCACGTTGAGAGTGGTACCGCGTTGTTAAATCTTCAGCAGCACGAAGAAGCTCCTTCTCCGAGTACTGAGAACACTCCTTTTCAATGGCACCTTCTAGATTCATTCGACCTTTGCCCTAAGGAGGATGGCTCCCGCTGCAAGGGAAGAAAAACTTGAAAAGACAAAGGGAATCAGAGAGTGGGCGTGGAGAAAGAGCCCCCCAATAATCGAAGCAAGCATCATCGTAATGGAGAGCATCGACTGGCTGAGTCCCAAAACTTTTCCCTGAATATCTTTAGGGGCAGCATTTGAAATTGCGCTAGTGCAAAGAGGCCAAATCAGACCGGAGATGATCGTACATCCCCCTAAAATAAATAAAAAGCCCCGTAAATAGTTGGGATAAGGAATGAAAACAACCAGCAAAGAAAACAAGGCAAAAGAGGTTAAGAGAATCCATTTAGCACTCATCGTTTTATGGAAGAGGCGGTGAAGAACTCCCGTTCCAAAGATCCAGCAAACCCCTAGGAGGGCGCAGACATCACCAATTTGAGAATTACTGAGGTGAAAGTTTTCTACAACAAA is from Candidatus Neptunochlamydia vexilliferae and encodes:
- a CDS encoding F-box protein, producing the protein MSAIGQAGRRGIKRDIEIGFSQNTELSQVDKKRMKKSGSTKGTFGGLPEELLLVIFKLLSPRDQEAATCVCKSWRKIGEDKKLKMVREFCFGKRDWENYFGKIGLEPSLPPSIGALLDSPCPIWKEKKIKDTHILTLIPSVFNGEPFSLKTFFKKAKAPIKGYKLAYVFHDDKKAKKKLEGESFPNTKWIMMTRGLIPKTIYNGIAKHQKFLDLLSKNNQFSYRTPTPLEAVVSVLTDHARTGDFLFNDSSCPSYIQCQSSKAGDIKESATVGAFGHWGGVDIYHYSSEYRRMGVYGSSGIMAINEKGRDQK
- the thrS gene encoding threonine--tRNA ligase, translating into MFINVKCESEKLELPAGSSAKELAEKMNLREPHQALIVSINGEVYDLDTALSDGDDVKFLDFDTDQGKEVFWHTSAHVLAQAILRLWPNAKPTIGPPIDNGFYYDFDNLDISEADFPKIEKEIKKILSENFKPEKHLFDGKKDALKEFGDNPYKKELIEGFDDQGPITAYRQGEFFDLCRGPHLPNLGKIKAFKILKTSGAYWRGDSENAMLTRIYGISFPNRELLKAYLHLLEEAKKRDHRVLGAKLNLFSFKEEAPAMPFFHPRGMAVWDHLVDYWKELHLREGYKIIKTPQLMTKELWELSGHWDHYRENMFTVEVDDERAYAVKPMNCPGCMLYYKGHSHSYREFPLRIAEFGHVHRKEPSGALNGLFRVQSFHQDDAHLFMQPVQIKDEILGVLDLVKEIYQAFGLEYTFELSTRPKKSIGSDEDWEITTAGLREALDEWGEPYKINEGDGAFYGPKIDLHVHDALGRRWQCGTIQLDMSLPEKFELEYKDSDGALKRPIMIHRAIFGSIERFLGILIEHFAGKFPFWMSPLPIRLIPVADKHVPYALEVMKKIQEAGFTCDCDDAPDSVGKKVRNAQLLKVNYMLTVGDKEVENNTISLRTRDNVVHGEVIIDDFLNNCAIEYKEKKLTSPYHKES
- a CDS encoding ParA family protein, which produces MKTISVCSFKGGTAKTSISLNLGAALARFHNKRVLMVDFDAQANLTAGLGLDPDNHDSLAAVLQDTKTVGEVIVHTDHPSIDLIPADTWLERVESTGNLATDRYSHEKLKKILAPLGYDFAIIDTPPSLCWLTESSLIACDYGLVCATPEFYSIKGLQRLSYFMHYISERHPFELLGVVLSFWNSRGKNNQEFLEVIEDTFPEKVLNTKVRRDIAVSEASIHGKPVFETRPKSRAAEDFRELTQELLPKLESPCLSSTHS
- a CDS encoding CT583 family protein; its protein translation is MSKFNSLLIGRFKSQPKKEKMGELVERNPFAGAFQVSPMSEQEKKELKTLLEKYQTKENDLTSDFKFLSDITSEVKSISNQAVILHGERIKKAQEVLKDYKDGAFSSWLLQTYGNRQTPYNFMQYYELYNALPTKLKGIVNEMPRQAIYSLSSRSVPQEKKEAFVEEYKGESKAELLEKLRTTFPIPQKDKRYHTKAKNAIDTLKRAIKLMEDDRFDPKVGEKAEIEKLLRKLQALLHT
- a CDS encoding putative nucleotide-diphospho-sugar transferase; translation: MTPTIISFYTPNTGYEKEIEGLITSCKKQSLPYSIDPIPNFGTWEKNCCFKPKYILKKLLDLQGPVLWLDADAIVFQRPFLFKDLDADVAVRIVDELPDDHPSKMISGTLFFNNTPAAIEVLKEWDEETERLFRTDPELWDQVSLRNVLLNSQAKVYPLDARYYQVFNKIEDEKTLEEAFIIHFQASRTLKKTLNHEVVPFWDESAYIDEKKHRLIKQIAPA
- a CDS encoding small ribosomal subunit Rsm22 family protein, whose product is MNLEGAIEKECSQYSEKELLRAAEDLTTRYHSQRAHDTHLHRVAYLATRLPATYAVLKKVFSEIEVPERVIDCGAGPGTSLWALPESSITLIEQDGEFVKLGKRLAPREAMWKTQSFLSLTDRADLILFSYSLNEIPPEKVSLAIEKAYAQTDNFIVVIEPGTPEGFERIRAIRKQLLGLGMSIHAPCPHHETCPMVGSNWCHFSVRLPRTSLHRKLKKGSLGYEDEKYSYLIASKEPHSPSGARILRHPLKRKGHSVATLCTKEGLIEKTFTGKERKDLSWGDLLD